Proteins from a genomic interval of Bradyrhizobium sp. CCGB01:
- a CDS encoding nuclear transport factor 2 family protein has translation MHLIVRSAAMVVASALMLSLASAAAIAASAQEEANRKTVLAFYEKGLNQKDADAALAYVGDRYVQHNPNAADGPEGFRKFIGFLREKFPNSHSDIKRSFVDGDYVILHVHAVREPGTRGNAIVDIFKLENGKIVEHWDAVQPIPENPANNNTMF, from the coding sequence ATGCATCTCATCGTCCGCTCGGCCGCAATGGTCGTCGCTTCAGCTCTCATGCTGTCCCTCGCAAGCGCCGCCGCGATTGCCGCCAGCGCGCAAGAAGAAGCCAATCGCAAAACCGTGCTTGCCTTCTACGAGAAGGGGCTCAATCAGAAGGACGCCGATGCGGCCCTCGCCTATGTCGGCGACCGCTACGTCCAGCACAATCCCAATGCGGCCGACGGTCCGGAAGGCTTCCGGAAGTTCATCGGCTTCCTGCGCGAGAAGTTTCCGAACTCGCACAGCGACATCAAGCGCAGCTTCGTGGATGGCGACTACGTCATCCTGCACGTTCACGCGGTTCGCGAGCCCGGCACGAGAGGCAACGCGATCGTCGACATCTTCAAGCTGGAGAACGGCAAGATCGTCGAGCACTGGGACGCCGTTCAGCCCATCCCCGAAAATCCCGCGAACAACAACACGATGTTCTGA
- a CDS encoding alpha/beta fold hydrolase translates to MTAHQPPQTIRANGIDICYEIFGNDNAEPLLLIMGLGAQMIHWDDAFCEQLAVHGFRVIRFDNRDIGKSSHLTGGKRLTPLELLKLRFLKIPVAATYKLIDMAKDTVGLMDALGIKSAHLVGASMGGMIAQEVTLSFPERVRSLTSIMSTTGNPRVPPPTREASAMLMAPPPQSKEEFMVRFGQTWKVLRAGSFPEEEALDPDRAERVFARGLNPAGVGRQLRAVLASGSRKERLRGVRTPTLVIHGTVDPLVRPEGGKDTADSIPGAKLLMIDGMGHALPMRFWPEIIGAIDKHAHGAAAQAA, encoded by the coding sequence GTGACCGCCCATCAGCCGCCCCAGACCATCCGCGCCAATGGCATCGACATCTGCTACGAGATCTTCGGCAACGACAATGCAGAGCCGCTGCTGCTGATCATGGGGCTCGGGGCGCAGATGATCCATTGGGACGATGCGTTCTGCGAGCAGCTCGCCGTGCACGGTTTTCGCGTGATCCGCTTCGACAATCGCGACATCGGCAAGTCGAGCCATCTGACGGGCGGCAAGCGGCTGACGCCGCTCGAGCTCTTGAAGCTGCGCTTCCTCAAAATTCCCGTGGCCGCAACCTACAAGCTGATCGACATGGCAAAGGACACGGTCGGCCTGATGGATGCGCTTGGCATCAAGTCGGCGCATCTGGTGGGGGCTTCCATGGGCGGCATGATCGCGCAGGAGGTGACGCTGTCGTTTCCCGAGCGCGTGCGCTCGCTCACCTCGATCATGTCGACGACAGGCAATCCGCGCGTGCCGCCGCCGACACGCGAGGCCTCTGCCATGCTGATGGCGCCGCCGCCGCAGAGCAAGGAGGAGTTCATGGTCCGCTTCGGCCAGACCTGGAAGGTGCTGCGCGCCGGCTCCTTTCCGGAAGAGGAAGCGCTCGATCCTGATCGTGCCGAGCGCGTGTTCGCGCGCGGGCTCAATCCGGCCGGCGTCGGCCGACAGCTCCGCGCCGTGCTCGCCTCCGGCAGCCGCAAGGAACGGCTGCGCGGCGTGAGGACGCCGACGCTGGTGATCCACGGCACCGTCGATCCCCTGGTCCGTCCCGAGGGCGGCAAGGACACGGCAGACTCAATTCCGGGCGCGAAGCTGTTGATGATCGACGGCATGGGCCATGCCCTGCCGATGCGCTTCTGGCCGGAGATCATCGGCGCCATCGACAAGCACGCGCATGGCGCGGCGGCGCAGGCGGCGTAA
- a CDS encoding alpha/beta fold hydrolase yields MNAAPALDFASIPDRIQSEVQRAIQRSIKGVEYFSTSGPSLGSTPKDVLHSRGTMSLYHYRPMSDEIYRVPVLIVMATTNRGYILDLVPGQSFIEFLLKRGYDVYMLDWSAPRPEEKSLRMEDYVLDFIPDCVRRVQQDSGEQDVSVIGYCFGGVLSLLYGSIFKDGPMKNLICFTTPIDFREMKLFSNFSDRRYFDVDRLVDSVGNVPPEMILSSFEMLRPASRTVSQIQLWENIWNDEFVKSYRMFDRWATDTLPLAGEYFRAITKDLMWDNKLFNDNMSVGGRAAKLENIKVPILHAVAEHDHIVPYDAAKYLIAKIGSDDKEEVMLKGGHVSLVAGANAVKRLWPKLDSWLGKRST; encoded by the coding sequence ATGAATGCTGCCCCCGCACTAGATTTCGCATCGATCCCGGATCGCATCCAGTCCGAGGTGCAGCGCGCCATCCAGCGCAGCATCAAGGGCGTCGAATATTTCTCGACGTCGGGCCCTTCGCTCGGCTCGACGCCGAAGGATGTGCTGCATTCGCGCGGCACCATGAGCCTTTATCACTACCGGCCGATGTCGGACGAGATCTACCGCGTGCCGGTCTTGATCGTGATGGCGACCACCAATCGCGGCTACATCCTCGATCTCGTGCCTGGCCAGAGCTTCATCGAATTCCTGCTCAAGCGCGGTTACGACGTCTACATGCTGGACTGGAGCGCGCCGCGGCCGGAGGAGAAGAGCCTGCGCATGGAGGACTATGTCCTCGACTTCATCCCGGACTGCGTCCGACGCGTACAGCAGGATTCCGGCGAGCAGGACGTCTCCGTGATCGGCTATTGCTTCGGGGGCGTCCTGTCGTTGCTCTACGGCTCGATCTTCAAGGACGGGCCGATGAAGAATTTGATCTGCTTCACCACGCCGATCGACTTCCGCGAGATGAAGCTGTTCTCGAATTTCTCCGACCGCCGCTATTTCGACGTCGACCGTCTCGTCGACAGCGTCGGCAACGTGCCGCCGGAGATGATCTTGTCGTCGTTCGAGATGCTTCGCCCGGCTTCGCGCACGGTGAGCCAGATCCAGCTTTGGGAAAACATCTGGAACGACGAGTTCGTGAAGTCGTACCGCATGTTTGACCGCTGGGCGACTGACACGCTGCCCCTTGCGGGCGAGTATTTCCGCGCCATCACCAAGGACCTGATGTGGGACAACAAGCTGTTCAACGACAACATGTCGGTGGGTGGCCGCGCGGCGAAGCTCGAAAACATCAAGGTGCCTATCCTGCATGCGGTCGCCGAGCACGATCACATCGTGCCGTATGACGCCGCGAAATATCTGATCGCGAAGATCGGATCCGACGACAAGGAAGAGGTGATGCTGAAGGGCGGTCACGTCTCGCTCGTCGCCGGTGCCAACGCTGTGAAACGGCTGTGGCCGAAACTGGACTCCTGGCTGGGGAAGAGATCGACATGA
- a CDS encoding GNAT family N-acetyltransferase codes for MSEQRSYPRHVKTDAGDIEIRLMSPADEAAVLAFGKGLPTHDLLFLPRNISEPKVLSAWVKEIERGAITSLLAVRGGTVVGCGTLVRDPHSWSPHVGEIRMVVSVDVRGKGVGRALSQETFALALGAGLEKLSVQMTVDQQAAIALFESLGFKAEALLRDHVRDVDGKTHDIVVLGHNVAQVQAQMEAYGLPGAVQH; via the coding sequence ATGAGCGAGCAGCGTTCCTATCCGCGTCACGTCAAGACCGATGCCGGCGATATTGAGATCCGCCTGATGTCGCCCGCGGACGAAGCCGCGGTGCTTGCCTTCGGCAAGGGCCTGCCGACCCACGATCTGTTGTTCCTGCCGCGCAATATCAGCGAGCCGAAGGTGCTGTCGGCCTGGGTCAAGGAGATCGAGCGTGGCGCGATCACGAGCCTGCTCGCGGTCAGAGGCGGCACGGTCGTCGGCTGCGGCACGCTGGTGCGCGATCCGCATTCCTGGTCGCCCCATGTCGGCGAGATCCGCATGGTGGTCTCGGTCGACGTGCGCGGAAAGGGGGTAGGGCGGGCGCTGTCTCAGGAGACCTTCGCGCTCGCGCTTGGTGCCGGCCTGGAAAAGCTCTCGGTCCAGATGACGGTGGATCAGCAGGCGGCGATTGCCCTGTTCGAGAGCCTCGGCTTCAAGGCCGAGGCGCTGCTGCGGGACCATGTCCGGGATGTCGACGGCAAGACCCACGACATCGTCGTGCTCGGCCACAACGTCGCGCAGGTCCAGGCGCAGATGGAGGCTTACGGCTTGCCAGGCGCCGTCCAGCACTAG
- a CDS encoding phasin — protein MTTETNTAFEGFKDAFKNIQNLEVPEAAREFVKKSANTAKDRAAEVFAGSERVTAAVENAVTESVTEAGKISRNIQQAIYEDAEAFFSGIDKLASAKSVSEAVEIQSSLLRARGEVFVSRAKATADYFGKLAANGAKSAQDNFAKVYNKTA, from the coding sequence ATGACCACTGAAACCAACACCGCTTTCGAGGGCTTCAAGGACGCTTTCAAGAACATCCAGAACCTGGAAGTTCCCGAGGCCGCCCGCGAGTTCGTCAAGAAGTCTGCCAACACCGCCAAGGACCGTGCTGCCGAGGTGTTCGCTGGCTCCGAGCGCGTGACCGCCGCCGTCGAGAACGCGGTGACCGAGTCCGTCACCGAGGCCGGCAAGATCAGCCGCAACATCCAGCAGGCGATCTACGAGGACGCCGAGGCGTTCTTCTCGGGCATCGACAAGCTTGCCTCCGCCAAGTCGGTCAGCGAAGCCGTCGAGATCCAGTCGAGCCTGCTCCGCGCCCGCGGTGAAGTGTTCGTCTCGCGCGCCAAGGCGACCGCCGACTATTTCGGCAAGCTCGCCGCCAACGGCGCGAAGTCCGCTCAGGACAACTTCGCCAAGGTCTACAACAAGACCGCCTGA
- a CDS encoding DUF445 domain-containing protein — protein MTPPATFSVDTPGDTERAAELRRVKALATLVLVATLVLFVVAKWLVPVHPVFGFVAAFAEAATIGGLADWYAVVALFKRPLGLPIPHTAIIQSNQARIADKLGEFIQVHFLEAGPVEAKLKEIDFGSFVADWLRDRKRSDDLARFALRLLPEAVSATESSGLMTFIIRRMSSQLQAIDLAPLAAGTLRGFVAEGRHQILFDDLLRVMHETLNQKETMAMIREKVRAELPTLLRLYRADKFLVNKIVSSATAFFNEVRSDPKHPFRGEFDRMVLSFVDRLGTDQAYIDRIDGLKRDLLARPELADLARTVWANTRSFIERSASGETQVLQHHLAGMFVAAGEALAGDAELRGEINKGLVAVLRSFVADQKSGVSTFISDQVKAWDMAQLISLIEINIGRDLQYIRFNGSLIGGLAGLALYSVEFLLRLL, from the coding sequence ATGACTCCCCCCGCCACCTTCTCCGTCGACACTCCCGGCGATACCGAACGCGCGGCTGAGCTGCGCCGCGTCAAGGCGCTGGCGACGCTGGTGCTGGTCGCGACGCTTGTCCTGTTCGTCGTGGCGAAATGGCTTGTGCCCGTGCATCCCGTGTTCGGCTTCGTCGCGGCCTTCGCGGAAGCTGCGACCATCGGAGGGCTGGCCGACTGGTACGCGGTGGTCGCGCTGTTCAAGCGGCCGCTCGGCCTGCCGATCCCGCACACCGCGATCATCCAGAGCAATCAGGCCCGCATCGCCGACAAGCTCGGCGAGTTCATCCAGGTGCATTTCCTCGAGGCCGGCCCGGTGGAGGCCAAGCTGAAGGAGATCGATTTCGGCTCTTTCGTCGCCGACTGGCTGCGCGACCGCAAGCGCAGCGATGATCTGGCGCGCTTTGCGCTGCGCCTTCTGCCGGAGGCCGTCTCCGCGACGGAAAGCTCGGGTCTGATGACCTTCATCATTCGCCGCATGTCCTCGCAGCTTCAGGCGATCGACCTTGCTCCGCTCGCCGCCGGCACGCTGCGCGGCTTCGTGGCGGAGGGGCGGCACCAGATCCTGTTCGACGATCTCCTGCGCGTGATGCACGAGACGCTGAACCAGAAGGAGACGATGGCGATGATCCGCGAGAAGGTGCGCGCGGAGTTGCCGACCCTGCTCAGGCTCTATCGCGCCGACAAGTTTCTGGTGAACAAGATCGTGTCGTCCGCCACCGCCTTCTTCAATGAAGTGCGCAGCGATCCCAAACATCCGTTCCGCGGCGAGTTCGACCGCATGGTGCTGAGTTTCGTCGACCGGCTCGGTACCGACCAGGCCTATATCGACCGTATCGACGGATTGAAGCGCGATCTGCTCGCCCGGCCCGAGCTCGCCGATCTCGCCCGCACGGTCTGGGCCAACACGCGCTCCTTCATCGAGCGTAGCGCGAGCGGCGAGACGCAGGTGCTTCAGCATCATCTCGCCGGCATGTTCGTCGCCGCGGGAGAAGCGCTCGCCGGCGATGCCGAATTGCGCGGCGAGATCAACAAGGGCCTGGTGGCGGTGCTGCGCAGCTTCGTCGCGGACCAGAAGAGCGGCGTCTCTACTTTCATCTCCGACCAGGTCAAGGCGTGGGACATGGCGCAGCTGATTTCGCTGA